ATGCTTTTGCCAGTACAGCATAAACGGACATTGTTTATGAAGTCAACCAGTAGGAATGATGACAATGACATACATTTGAGTCCAAGCAGCAAAACAGTCCTGGATTCGCCAGGAGTTGAATGATCATATCCATGACCCCCCAGGACTCATCCAGCGAGGACTTCAGTGACACAGACAGCGATAGCAACTTTCCCCTGATGATCCCTCAGGACTACCTGGGCCTGGCCTTCTTCTCCATGCTCTGCTGTTTCTGGCCCCTGGGCATCGCTGCTTTCTACCTGTCCCAGAAGgtaacacaccaccacacaccctaAGACCAGTTTACCTAACCTTGACCCTACCTCACCCTAGTGGCGGCCTACTGTTGACCCAGGAAACCGCAGGCTAGTCCATTTTAGCTTTGCTCCAGACAAGAATACATTTAGAATTgtacaggttttttttttttacatttgtacaGTCAATAGTACAATTATGCTAAATGGAACTGCAGATGTTTATTTGTGGATCGGCCAAAACAGGTTTATATTGGTCAAGAAGATATTACATAGTTGTCCAATAACATGGTCGTTTTCATCTATATAACCCTTAATACATACCACACCACAAGGACAACAAAGCAAATATACATACTTATACCCCCCAAAATTAAGGAAGAAAAACGTAATGCAGTTAATCTTGAGAAAAACACATTACCACCATGAATCTGTAGTAACAGACATGCTCATCTTTTACCCGCTTCTTAGTGTCTGATCCTACCGTGGGAATCGGTCTGGGCCTCAGCTTTATTTAGcatttcagaacaaagttacctGGCAGAGACCAAGGCCTTGTGCTCCGATCAATGACCTTCATTAAGGTTTAATTTGAGTCATAACAAGCAGGACCGGATGATAGATTTCCAATAGTGTTGAGCGCTATCGAAAATAGGGGTCACCGTGAAAGACGGTCCGGGAataaagggagggaaggaggaagagaatgatAAACGAGGGAGAAGTAGTAGGAGTGACTCAGAGATGGAACCCCTCGTAGGTCAAGCGTGTGAACCGAGCGATGTGATTGGACAAAGACagactgaggggagaggaggacaaagacTGATGGACGGACATTTTTgcactgctcttttttccccccttccTTTCGTCTGAGCCAACAATCTGCTCTGTCGTTCTTTCCTCAGACTAACAAGGCGTCGGCCGAGGGGGATTTCCAGGGGGCGAGTGCCGCCTCGCGCCAGGCTCTGTGGCTCTCCGTGCTGTCCATCGTCTTCGGGATCATCACGTACATCTGTGCCATTGCTGCTCTCATCTCCTACCTGTCTGGAAAACCACCGTAAAACCAGGATATCTATAAtcccagacacaaacagaccacacacacaacaccacacacacacatttccatacATACACCAACCATTTCTGGCACATACCACCACTCTCCTGGGTACACGGTATACTACAATCACACCCTTCACCACTTTACCCTGTGCGGACAACTTACCCTGACGTGGAGAGTCCGGATAATAAGACATAAAACCTGGATACTGGATTGTGTTAGAGAAACTAGTCAACATCACAAATTCTGTGGAACTCAGCATATAAACCAGTAGATAAGATGATTGTGTGGCAATGTAAATATCATCATAGACCATGACAACCTAGGACTAATTCAGCAGTTTATTTAGACAGACCAGAGTCTGCCCACCAGAATTTCCCGTCTGCCTGGGTGTGGCTGAGTCTAACGGTCATGGAGGGTGACAATGATGGACTCCGGTAGATGTGTGTGAAGGTCATGATAAGGACACAGGAGGAGCCAATCCTAATAGACTTCAGTCTGGGACCCAAAGAAGGACACCCATAGAGAATCACTGCTTCAGCAGACCAACCTATCAGCCAGCTCCTCTGACTTCTCCCTTGAGTGTCTCTGAATAAAGTACAAACTGAATAATGTGCCAAACAGAAGGAAAaggaacatttaaaaaaactggagggttaaaaaatatatatatcataaaAGAATTGACTTGGTAAAAACTGTAACAGGACTGTGGGAAGAAGCAAGCTGAAAACGACATCTGATGGAAAAGTCTGAGAATGGCGCAGGGCTGAAAGGGACTTGAGTGGTGGTTGAAGTTGCAGCACAGCAGACAGAACTCTGGAGATCCTAGAATGAGTCACTCCATCAAGAGAAGCTTCTCCACTAGGATTCCATTCCCTGCACCCCAAATATAGACCTTCCGTCTCCCCTTTCAGTACACAGCCACTTAGAGGACCACAATCCATGATGCACGGCTGACAATAACAGTTATCTGgtacccccccctcctggtctgGAGTGAAATGTTCAAAAACAACCATTTACTCATGCATATGCCAACACTACAGCACCATACTCTATTCTCAGAGGATGTCATTACTTGTCCTtactttatgtaaaaaaaacttttaccaAAAAAACTTACAAAAAACATAGTGTCTAAAAGGTGACCTGTTTTTGTTCTCACTGAAATGCCACTGACATTTCCTGTGCATAtgtcctcccaccccctccaaaaAAAGCATGTATTGGTTTATTTTCCTTACAGACACGGCACATCTGCATGGGTGAATTTGCACTTAGCCCTGTTTAGTCTTTTCCAGGTGTCAATTTCCTTTCCTTGGTTTGGATAAACATCAATGATACCAACAAACCCTTCTCTGGTTTTCAGTTCAGTATTACGTGTCCAATGTGCCATAAAGCGAGTGCTGTTTGATGAAAAGCAAACAACACAGACTGTCAAAATAAAAGTACTGACATTTTCTAAGTAGATATATAGTTTTATAGCAATTACAGTTAGTCACAAGTTCTAAAATTCAAAGCAAATATTTTAGGGTTTCAGAACATCAGCGTTGTACCAAGACAGAGTTGACTGAATATCAACCAATTAGATTTGATTCAAGCACTTCAAAATCACGCAGACTACATCTTTCACAACGTGACTACACTATGCAGCCTAAAGCATCTTTGAAAaggggcctgttccatgaaACAAGTTTACCGGATAAACCAAGTTTGTGTCAGTTACTTTCCCTGACATTAAACCTGGCGTATTCGGTAATcatgctttatggaacaggccttaGGTCTGACAATCCCAAGCAATTGTGTCAACACCCAGTCAGTTTCTTTTTAGTATACTTGAAACTGTGTATACACTGGTTAACAATTATAAAAATGCCCatgctatataaaaataactcTGTTCCCTGCACTAAGGAGTCAACTGAGGTCAGAGGTTAAAGCTAAGAGAATCCCCTGGTATCTGGTGTACATTTACTccttgttttcacacccatgtGTAATTAAGTGTAAATATACCAAAAACAAGAATTAAATGAATACAATAAATGCACTTGATGAAACGTTACTTTGTTGTCCTTGATTAACAGATGTGCGGGTGGTGCTATTTTAATCGGATGAATCAAAAAGGACTGaatattttatttaaagatatgtTTGTCTGACATGACAGAAAAAAATGGGAACAGCTTCTCTGTTAAATGGTTTTGGAATATCGTTGCCTGACAGAATCTCTGTAGAACTGGAAGATCTTCTCTGAGGTTTTCTGGCTGGCTGCTATGCACTGCTGAAGCTGTGAAAAGACAGAGGTCCATGACCATTTAATTGTGTCTCATCATCACAAGAAAAACTGACTGGTCATGAGACACTAAGGTAATTTGTGTTAGTTGAGTCAAGAGCAACACAGAACTAGTGCCTCAAAAACACATTCTATAGTTGGCCTATAAAGGTTGGAAGACAATGTAACTAATGGCCATGACAGGAACATGTCATGACGTGTcaataggggtgtaacgataaaCTCAGCTCACGGTTCGATAAGTATCACaatactgggtgtacgatacaatacgtatcacgatattttgaacaacattttttATGAAACAAATTCACTAACAGattttttccaaaacatttgcaataattttctttgttgtacatacaatttagttcactcagttcaagcgatttATGTAAATGCACGCATGAcccaggtgcagagtaggtcacgcgctggtagctcaaccaataggatcaaacggacatcatattgtaaaaatattgccataactctacgatacatattgtaaaaatgttgtattgcgatatattgttccacgatatattgttacacccctacgTGTCAATAATACGTTTTTTTACCTCATGGACTGAAAAAGATCCCTTggttgatgacatcatcactctGTGCTCTGTGCTGTCAATAGCAAATGTCAACAAAGCTCGACTTTCCTAGATGGGGGGGAGTGTGCAATCAAAACAGCATGTTCAAAACATCTTAACATTAAAGATTTTACAGACTGGGGGtgcaaaaaaaatgaaacattattttggaatcattttAAAACACTGGGAGCAAAGGGTGATCAAAATAAAAGAGTAACGTTTTTATTATCTCTGTAGTTATGTTAACCTTCTCCTGAGCTGATGTGGGGTCAGTAATGATCTGACCCTCTGTGTCGATAGCACAGGTCACTCCACAAAAAAGGCAGCTCATTGGCAGTCCTGCATCCATCAGGGCCATGCAGGCAGCATTCAAGAAGCATGACAACAGCTGAGGGCTGGATAAGGAGGAGAAACTATAACAAGTCCAGAGGCCTTGGGACACAAGAGACCGCGTAGGTGCGGCCTAAGATAACTTATAGTTCTCCAAGGTGCTGGTGTTGATATTGCAAAGTCGCTTGTACCCATCCTTGAGTGTACAGATCTATACAATTACGTTGTTTCAACCACGAATTACGTTTGACTAAAGGATACCGAGCCATCATCGTGAACGACTTGAAGGacgagtgtgagagaggaacGAGGATGAAGAGTCGAGAGTAAAGATGCCTCACAAGTTTCTCGCACACACTGCTCTCGTGCTCGCTCCATTACACCTAAAACAAGCGTACAGATTGTGAGAGAGATTATTATCAGACACAGCGGTTAGCTTGGTTTTTCAGATTTTGGCAGAGTTATACTACCACCTTGTggtaaaatgtaaaataacaAAAAGGGTAAGGGGCAAACTTCTGTATGGGATTACTGCTGTTAGGGGTTTATTAGGGACTAGGTTTAGTCTTAAATATGGTTAGTTTTAAATATGGtttctttaaagcaataacttCTCTGTACTCACTTGGTAGTCCTACTTTGGGTCGTATTACTACCTCCAAAGTTGCTCTGTCGTAGATCTCCTTGCTGATTTTCACCTCTGCTGGTCCGTACACCCCTGCTAACACACTAGAATCCCCTTTGGAAAGACACACGGAGACATAAATACCCATTATAGCTAAATAGTAAGTCAACAAACTTATGATATCcaggaacaccccccccccccaccacccccacccccacctagcAGTAGGTGGGTGCGCTCAGCCACGCTAAACATGATGGTTACATTAATGTAGCTACATTTCATAATGTTGTTACTTGCTGTTtcgatataaaaaaaataccttGGACAAACGAGGAAGAGCCATCCGGTCGCGATAATAAACTTTGTTCGCAGCCAAATTCCCTAAGCATGAGACACGGAATTGTACAACCCTCCATCGTGCAAAGCTTGTCGCATGCGTGTGACGTGCATACTCTTTGTTGTCAACCATCTGAGCGCGCAATCATGACGCGTTTCATCTAATTCCAGACCGATTTTGATCCCCGTATTTTTCTtagtctttaaaaaatacatagaTTATCTAGCTTTGTGCACGGTTTAGGTGTAGGTTCTCTCGCTGTCACCTGATCAAGGGACAGTCTGTGCTTAAATGATACTGAGAGTAGGTCCGATATTTTGATCGACTCGATTCACTGTCCTTGGCTTCGCTTGTGCACGCCAAATTAGCACTGCTAGCCTAGCTTCACCAGCGCACAACAGTGAAGATGGCGACCTTAAGATGCATAAATAATATGTATGGTGTCTGTTTTCGTGCAATTCGCCCAAAACCTGGATTGAAAACATCAAGGCTTTTACAGCAGAGAGCGTTCAGAGTCAATGTAAGTGTGAAAAATGCAGTTGTTGTAATGGAGAATGTCGAAATATGAGTCAAATATTTTGACATTCTCATCTCGAGTTGTTTCAGAAGTTGTGCAGAGAAGTAACACAGTCAGATGAGCTAGTGGCTTGGTAAGGAAATACAAACTGTCACTTCCTATAGGCCTACTGGCCAACTGCGTTGTAGTATAGTGTTGGCATTCCGCTTTAGTATTTAACCTTCAACCGGTGTGTTTTGTTTTAAACAAATGTGTTTGCATATCTACATGTTAGCTAGCCAGGTCGCGTGCCTGTTATTTCTCGCATCCTGATTGGGCAGTGGCAGGGGTGTGGAAAGCCAGTCAGGCATCACTTTAGACCGCCAGCTACTCAAACATGAAATCTACGAAAATTTTGCATAGCAGGCACAGGAACTCGTGCCCTGACACTGGAGAACACAGTACAAAACACGTAGAGAAACTTTATCAAGTCGATCATTGTCGTCAATAAGAAACTATACTGGTGAATCATGTGAACACATGGCTTTTATCCATCAGGAAGTCCAACACCAACAACCTTTTGACTCAACCACAGAGAAGCCACAGTTTCCGGGAGCTTCAGCAGACTTTATTGAACACCTGGAGTTCATCCAACCCAATGTTATCTCTGGAATCCCGATTTACAGGGTGATGGACAGGGCCGGGCAGATCATTAATCCGTCTGAAGACCCACAGGTGTGAAAACCCGATTATCTAAAGTGTTATGACAGGCTACTGCAGGAGGCTGCATTCCTATGTATATTTACAACGCGAGATAAAATTACATTTTGTGTTGAATGTACCTATTTTGAACACATTGTTTCTAATTCCAAATGGAACTGTTTACAGAatacataaaaataatattCATTATTCATTTAATGATTGTatacccctcctccttctcacatCAGCTCTCCAAGGAAACAGTTTTGAACTTTTATCAGAAAATGACTCTGCTCAACACAATGGACCGCATTCTGTATGAATCTCAGAGGCAGGTAGGTGTCTAGGATCCTTACCTGTGAATGACTGAAAGGTGCTAAAAGCCATTTTAGAGAGGAGATTATTAAGATTGTTATTATTTCAGGGTCGAATTTCCTTCTACATGACGAactatggagaggaggggacccaCATTGGCAGTGCTGCTGCTTTGGACCCTAACGACCTGGTCTTTGGCCAGTACAGGGAAGCTGGTGAGTATTGGAGTatatgagtcagatggctgagcagttagggaatcgggctattaatcagaaggttaccggttagattcctggctgtgcaaaaatgaagttgtgtccttggctcgggggggaatgtccctgtactggagaagagcgtctgctaaataactaaacgtATTGAAATATTTGGTTATGGTGGTCAGAATTCAAAATGCTTCTCTGTAATAGTAAAATTAGATATCTCAACATGTTTATTTTGAGGAATATTGCATGAAGAAGCCTGAGTAAAATTAATATCTATATAATTTAGATCAATACTGAAAATAGTATAAAAGGTAGAAATGAAAATTGGGTAAACTACAAGTTAAGTTAAATTCAGTCAATATGTCAGCCTGTGAATACTGTTTTGTTTGTTGGTGCCTAGGAGTACTTATGTACCGCGGATTCCCACTGGACATGTTCATGGCACAGTGTTATGCCAACGCTGATGACCTCGGCAAGGGCCGGCAGATGCCTGTCCACTACGGTAGCAAGGACCTGAACTTCGTcaccatctcttctcctctggccACGCAGATTCCTCAAGGTGAAACTCTTATCTCAGGTCCAGGATTCATTGCCACCTTCCGGCCATGGAAAGCTTAGCTGCTAACCCCTTGTGTGTCGTCCCGTCTTGTGTCATTTAGCTGCTGGGGCTGCGTATGCAGCCAAGAGGGAGAATTCAAACCGTGCGGTCATCTGCTACTTTGGAGAGGGAGCCGCTAGCGAGGGAGATGCCCATGCCGGGTTCAACTTCTCTGCCACTCTGGAATGCCCTCTCATATTCTTCTGTCGCAACAATGGATATGCCATCTCTACCCCTACCAACGAGCAGTACAGAGGGGACGGGATAGGTAAGGAGCGTCACAGTTTTTCCAAATGTGGGCCAGGTTTGTATTGGCTGTGTGGGATGCCGGGAATAAAAGTTGAAAAAGCACCACTTGTCTTCCTCCTTCAGCTGCTCGTGGCCCAGGATATGGCATGATGTCCATCCGTGTAGATGGCAATGATGTCTTTGCCGTGTACAATGCAACAAAAGAAGCCCGTCGCAGAGCTGTGGCAGAGAACCAGCCGTTCCTCATTGAGGCCATGACATACAGGT
The genomic region above belongs to Osmerus eperlanus chromosome 11, fOsmEpe2.1, whole genome shotgun sequence and contains:
- the exosc5 gene encoding exosome complex component RRP46 isoform X2 — protein: MAFSTFQSFTGDSSVLAGVYGPAEVKISKEIYDRATLEVVIRPKVGLPSVMERAREQCVRETCEASLLSTLHPRSSLTLVLQVVHDDGSLLSCFLNAACMALMDAGLPMSCLFCGVTCAIDTEGQIITDPTSAQEKESRALLTFAIDSTEHRVMMSSTKGSFSVHELQQCIAASQKTSEKIFQFYRDSVRQRYSKTI
- the exosc5 gene encoding exosome complex component RRP46 isoform X1, which gives rise to MEGCTIPCLMLREFGCEQSLLSRPDGSSSFVQGDSSVLAGVYGPAEVKISKEIYDRATLEVVIRPKVGLPSVMERAREQCVRETCEASLLSTLHPRSSLTLVLQVVHDDGSLLSCFLNAACMALMDAGLPMSCLFCGVTCAIDTEGQIITDPTSAQEKESRALLTFAIDSTEHRVMMSSTKGSFSVHELQQCIAASQKTSEKIFQFYRDSVRQRYSKTI
- the bckdha gene encoding 2-oxoisovalerate dehydrogenase subunit alpha, mitochondrial, coding for MATLRCINNMYGVCFRAIRPKPGLKTSRLLQQRAFRVNEVQHQQPFDSTTEKPQFPGASADFIEHLEFIQPNVISGIPIYRVMDRAGQIINPSEDPQLSKETVLNFYQKMTLLNTMDRILYESQRQGRISFYMTNYGEEGTHIGSAAALDPNDLVFGQYREAGVLMYRGFPLDMFMAQCYANADDLGKGRQMPVHYGSKDLNFVTISSPLATQIPQAAGAAYAAKRENSNRAVICYFGEGAASEGDAHAGFNFSATLECPLIFFCRNNGYAISTPTNEQYRGDGIAARGPGYGMMSIRVDGNDVFAVYNATKEARRRAVAENQPFLIEAMTYRIGHHSTSDDSSAYRSVDEVNYWDKQDHPISRLRHYMNAHSWWSEEDERSWRKQSRKMVMEAFEKAEKRLKPHPDLLFSDVYEEMTPILNKQKEAMWRHVHQYKEHYPLDVFEK